From the Winogradskyella forsetii genome, the window AAAGAAAGGTAAAGGTATTACCGATAGAAGCTCCTTTTATTTAACAAAATCCCTTTGAAAAAAGGAATCTCATGAACGTTTCATATACTCTTAAAATTTTATTTTTCTACCTCATGAGATTTCTACCTTCGCAGAAATTTGTCACTTATAAATAGAAATAATATCTATTCCTTTAGAAGATTTAGCGGCTCTATACATACCTTCCGTATTAAACGGCATAGCGATATTGCCATTAGAATCTACAGCGATTAACCCGCCGTCTCCTTTTATTTCAAGGATTCTTTTATGGATGGCTTCGTTTGAAGCTGCTTCTAAACTCATGCCTTTATGTTCCATTAAACAAGAAACGTCGTAAGCAACTACACCCCTTATAAAAAATTCACCACTACCTGTACAGCTAACAGCACAGGTTTTATTGTTTGCGTAATTTCCTGCTCCAATTATTGGACTATCACCAATTCTACCCCATTTTTTATTAGTCATGCCACCTGTGGATGTCGCTGCTGCCACATTTCCATTTTTGTCGCATGCCACTGCTCCAACAGTACCAAATTTTCCATCCTTTTTTACGCTGTGATCTAATTGAAACCCCTCGGTATCTTTAATACTTTGCCATTGTTGGTAGCGTACTTCATCATAAAAATAGTCAGGACTTTTAATCTCATACCCTTGATCTTTTGCAAATCGCATGGCACCATCACCCGCTAAAAAAACATGATAACTTTTCTCCATGACATCTCGCGCTAAAGACACCGGATTTTTTATTCCAGTTATAAGTGAAACTGCACCAGCTTTGAGATTTTCACCTTCCATGATGGCAGCATCCATTTCATGTGTGCCATTAGCCGTAAAAACAGAACCTTTGCCTGCATTAAACAAAGGCGTATTTTCTAATAATTTAACGGATTTTTCGACAGCATCTACCGCACTACCTCCATCTTGCAAAACTTCAAAACCAGCATCTCTAGCTACTTTTAATGCCGCTCTATATTCTGCTTCTAATTCTTGAGTCATCAAACCTTTTATTAAAGTTCCTGCTCCTCCGTGTATGGCTATTGACAATGTCTTCATTTAAGTTAAGTTTCGAAATCCAAAAATACGTTTTTGATTTTTACTAAAAAGATTCAACATTGCTAAAAACAGAATTAATATCTAATTAGATTTAGAAATAAGCGTAAAGTGAATTTTATGTATTTTTATTAGAAATAATTGCAAATAACCTAATGAAGCATAACTATTTTTATTTCATACTTGTCATAATTTTAAATATGCCTTCGCTCTTTGCGCAAGATTTAAGCTTTTATCATTACGGATTAGAAAAGGGTTTATCACAGCAAACCATCAGATGTATTTTGAAAGACTCAAAAGGATTTTTATGGTTAGGTACTCAAGATGGTTTAAATCGTTTTGACGGCAACACATTTCGTGTCTTCAGAAAAAATGAGTCAGATTCTTTAGCTGTTTCCGGAAAATTTATAAACGATATTGTTGAAAACAAAGACGGTACCATTTGGATTGCCACTGCTAACAATGGTGTTTGCTATTACAATCCTAAAACGGATGTGTTTACAACAACAAATTTCAATACAGGAAACTGCACCAGTCTATCAAAAGATAATGAAGGCACTGTATATGCAACCTCTCTAAACAATGGAATCTTTGTTTTTGATAAATCAGGAAAACGCTATAAGAGTAAAACTATTAGAACTCATGATGACGAGACGCTGCTATTATCAGCATCGCTAATTATTGATGATATTTTG encodes:
- a CDS encoding isoaspartyl peptidase/L-asparaginase family protein; its protein translation is MKTLSIAIHGGAGTLIKGLMTQELEAEYRAALKVARDAGFEVLQDGGSAVDAVEKSVKLLENTPLFNAGKGSVFTANGTHEMDAAIMEGENLKAGAVSLITGIKNPVSLARDVMEKSYHVFLAGDGAMRFAKDQGYEIKSPDYFYDEVRYQQWQSIKDTEGFQLDHSVKKDGKFGTVGAVACDKNGNVAAATSTGGMTNKKWGRIGDSPIIGAGNYANNKTCAVSCTGSGEFFIRGVVAYDVSCLMEHKGMSLEAASNEAIHKRILEIKGDGGLIAVDSNGNIAMPFNTEGMYRAAKSSKGIDIISIYK